The Alistipes megaguti sequence CAGCTCCTTCCGGCATCCGGCGAGCAGCAGGACGAAGAGTGCGACAGTTATAACGCGATATCGTTTCCGCAGATTCATAATGACTTAAAAGGTATATTGCACGATCAGCCTGAAGTTGATGCCCGGCATCGGGTAGCAGACCACCACTTCGTATTGCTGGTCGAACAGATTGTTCACTTCGAGCGTCGTTTTCAGGTCGCCGCCCCACAGCCGCCAGTTTTTCGCCACCGAGAGGTCGCTCGTGTACCACGGCAGCTGATAGTTGCAGGGGATATTGGCCTGCGACGAATAGCGTTCGCCCGTGTAGATAAAGCTGTAACTCGCCTCCCACGTGCGCCATGCGGCATTCAGCACCGCCGAACCGCTGTGCCACGGGATGTAGGGAATCTGTCCGCCGTAGAATTCGCTTCCTGAATCGGTAAAGTCCTGCGCTTGCTGGTAGGTGTAGTTCAGCCGGCCGACCATCGAGAGGGCGCGCCCCGCGGTCCACTCCGTCTGCACGGCAACATCGACGCCTCGGATCTCTACCTTGCCCAGATTGACCATCGTCCAGCGGAAGAAGTTCGACGTAGGCGTGGCCACGATCTTGTTCTCCACCTCGTTGTAGTAGACGTCGGCCTGCATTTCCAGCGCACGCAGCCACGTGCGGGAGAACTCCTTCCGGTAGGTGAAGCCCGCATTGTACTGGGTGGTGAATTCGGGGTCGAGGTTCGCATTGCCCACGAACGTGTAGTAAAGGTCGTTGAGCGTCGGCATACGGAATATGCGCTTATAGAAGGCGCGCAGGTTCAGGTCCGCCCCTCCGAACGGCCGCCACGAGATGATGACCGCCGGAGTGAGTTTCCGTTTGTCGGGAGCCGTCTCGCCTCGGGTGCGGTCGCGAACCAGCGTGCCGAGCAGGCTCGCCTGCACCTCCACGCGGTCGAAGCGGAACGCCGTGGCCGCGGCCGCCAGCATCGTGTGGCGGCGGGGATAGACGAAGTCGCGCAGGTCGGCGTCCAGCAGGTTGAACTGATAGTCGACCGAGAGGTTCGCCTCCCACCACGGGAAGATCGTGAAGCGGTTGGCGGCGGAGAGGTACGCCTCCTGCTGGTAGTAGCGGTTGTTCGTGTACATCAGCGACTCGTCCTTGTTCGGATCGGCCAGATAGTGCAGGTAGTCGTAAGCGTACTTGGCATTGGCCATCAGGCTGTACCATGAGGTGAAATCCTTTTTGAAGGCTCCTTGCACGAAGAAATTGGTGTCCCACTGGCGGTCTTCGTGCGAAAACTTGTTGCGGACGACAGCACCGGGGTATCCGCGTTCCGAGTTGTAGAAATAGACTTTCGCCCGCCAGTAGCCGCGGTTCATCCGGCCGTAGAGACCACCCTCCGCCCGAACGGCGTTCACGTCGCCGTTGCGCCGCACGGCGGTCGTGTCGTAACCCTCCTGCATACGGTAGGTGAACCTGTAACGGCCCGACGAACGGAGGTATTCCGCACTGAGCGAGCCGTTCACCTGCCCGCCGAGTTTCTGCTCCCAGAGCAACGCCGGATTGACGACGCCGAACGAACCGGTCTTGAACGAAGCTTTCAGACGGTGGGTTTTGCCCGCTTCGAACCGCGGCGTGCGCGATTGCAGGTAGATGGAACCCGAGGAGCCGAAGTCCTTGGCGGGCTGGAACACGGCGCTTTTCTGCCCATTGTAGAGCGTCACCGACTCCATGTTGTCGAGCGAGAAGCGCCCCAAATCGACCGTGCCGTTCTGAGCGTTGCCCAGTTCGATACCGTCGTAGAAGACCCCGACGTGGTTGGTGCCCATGCTGCGGATGTTCACCGTTTTCAAACCGCCGACGCCTCCGTAGTCCTTGATCTGGATGCCCGAGAAGTAACGCAGCGCGTCGGCTACGTTGTGCGAATTGAGCCGCTGGAGGCGTTCACCCGAGAGCTCCTGCACGGGAATCACTTCCCTGCGGATAACATGGCCCGTCACAACGACTTCCTGTACATGTTGAAGGCTATCCAAACGCCCTTGCGCATGTACGCCGCCCGGAATACCTTCCCCCGCAAAAATCAGGAAGAATAACAAGAATCTATAATACCTGCCAAACATTTATATAAATATCCAACCGACCGATCCACGAGTACGGTTAAATCCATAAAACATTGGCAGGTCTTCTGACTGACTCCTCATCCGAAACCTTCCCGGTAAAAAACCAGTGGTACAGATTTTTCGGATGATTGAAGGAGCTTCACAGCAGCGGGTCTGTCCGGGATTCCCACCCGGTTCCCTTTTAATCCCATGACTCGGAAAGAGCCATATCCGGAACCAATCGGCTGCAAAGATAATATTTTTTTCAGCATTCAAAATTTCTGCAACCGCGAATTTTATGCAAGTTCCCAATTATCACAACCCGTAAATATCCGATATCTCATTTCAATACAGATATTTATCCATCGCAATCCATATCCCGTATTCAGCTTTGTAACCTTCCGCCATCATAGGCTCCGACACACGGAAGAAGCGCAATTCGCCCGGAGTGTAATCAAGTTACAAGATCCGGATACCCGAGAAGGTTATTTGGCCACTGCAACGTACCAAGCCCTCGCTTCTGCTCAAGGGAGAGACGCCGCGACTGGTCGACGAATGGCAGGTTGCCCCCGTATTGTGGGATGCGGTCCGTAATGCCGTGGACGAAAGAGGGTTAAAAGGGCAGTTTATCCTGACTGAATCAACTATAATAGACGATACGGAGATCATGCATACAGGAACCGGCAGGATATCGAAAATGTCCATGTATCCGATGAGCCTTTACGAATCCGAAGAGTCGAACGGTAAGATATCGTTGAAAGAACTGTTGATATAGACGGTTCAGTTCGGAACTCTCCATTGAGGAGCTTATTTTTGCAGCCTGCCGCGGCGGATGGCCTGCATCGTTGGACGAAATGAGTAATCGGGCCAAGTTGCTGATCGCAAAGGATTATCTGGACGTTATCTGTAACGAGGATATTTCGAAAGAGGATAAGATCCGGCGCAATCCTGCTTTGACGCGGCTCATCATGCGTTCATACGCCCTCAACCTTTGCACACTGGCGAAAAAAAACAAGCATACTGGCAAATGTCTCGGTTGAGATGGA is a genomic window containing:
- a CDS encoding TonB-dependent receptor, whose translation is MFGRYYRFLLFFLIFAGEGIPGGVHAQGRLDSLQHVQEVVVTGHVIRREVIPVQELSGERLQRLNSHNVADALRYFSGIQIKDYGGVGGLKTVNIRSMGTNHVGVFYDGIELGNAQNGTVDLGRFSLDNMESVTLYNGQKSAVFQPAKDFGSSGSIYLQSRTPRFEAGKTHRLKASFKTGSFGVVNPALLWEQKLGGQVNGSLSAEYLRSSGRYRFTYRMQEGYDTTAVRRNGDVNAVRAEGGLYGRMNRGYWRAKVYFYNSERGYPGAVVRNKFSHEDRQWDTNFFVQGAFKKDFTSWYSLMANAKYAYDYLHYLADPNKDESLMYTNNRYYQQEAYLSAANRFTIFPWWEANLSVDYQFNLLDADLRDFVYPRRHTMLAAAATAFRFDRVEVQASLLGTLVRDRTRGETAPDKRKLTPAVIISWRPFGGADLNLRAFYKRIFRMPTLNDLYYTFVGNANLDPEFTTQYNAGFTYRKEFSRTWLRALEMQADVYYNEVENKIVATPTSNFFRWTMVNLGKVEIRGVDVAVQTEWTAGRALSMVGRLNYTYQQAQDFTDSGSEFYGGQIPYIPWHSGSAVLNAAWRTWEASYSFIYTGERYSSQANIPCNYQLPWYTSDLSVAKNWRLWGGDLKTTLEVNNLFDQQYEVVVCYPMPGINFRLIVQYTF